The following are from one region of the Salmo trutta unplaced genomic scaffold, fSalTru1.1, whole genome shotgun sequence genome:
- the LOC115189424 gene encoding NACHT, LRR and PYD domains-containing protein 1b allele 3-like, protein MLFSPALDSICVQETGPICITDMLVLVQDSTHWIQIEPLTSTVQGVTVFRHRTPKGSYECTVSGLRWLCERDVILKYHFRNWEPYSHRLKDMQYTQGGPVLDITMELGELEEVHLPHCVCLGTNPSLRNEMKILHVEEHGVSLEEVHEVTRFHAKILHPKFSVISLILRLLSWNVDVHCELMLYLTVMKEINKLIPHLYLFPSNPGQILSVEQQESKFQGSKRFPNTRPEQSFKLNSSFRLNIPCSTSITPPRIHLINRDTTPSFFKVVMEITGIEMELIGDDERTVWKETLQKYEYISDTHSTSAVLGAGGPAESSLTGSAEQQLLSVRTEFVKRVSRPVLNELLDGLLQHTVINQEEMESVKVIAERAEKARDIIDMVLRKGNESCSRMINLLGELDPCLCSLLQINSVGVPT, encoded by the exons atgctttttagtccagcacTAGActcaatctgtgtccaggaaacaggcCCCATATGTATTACTGACATGCTTGTCCTTGTTCAGGACTCCACACACTGGATTCAGATTGAACCCTTGACTTCTACTGTCCAGGGAGTGACAGtgttcag ACACAGGACACCCAAAGGGAGTTATGAGTGCACAGTGTCTGGGCTCCGctggctgtgtgagagagatgtcatTCTGAAGTATCACTTCAGGAACTGGGAACCCTACAGTCACCGTCTGAAAGACATGCAGTACACACAAGGTGGTCCAGTGCTGGACATCACTATGGAGTTAGGTGAACTGGAGGAAGTTCATCTGCCACACTGTGTCTGTTTAG GGACCAACCCTTCCCTGAGGAATGAGATGAAGATTCTTCATGTAGAGGAACATGGAGTGTCTTTAGAGGAAGTGCATGAGGTCACCAGATTCCATGCTAAGATTCTCCATCCCAAGTTCTCAGTTATCTCTCTGATACTGAGATTACTGTCTTGGAACGTCGATGTCCACTGTGAGCTGATGCTCTATCTGAcagtgatgaaggaaataaataaactaaTTCCACATCTATACCTGTTCCCCAGTAACCCCGGCCAAATACTG TCTGTGGAACAACAGGAATCAAAGTTTCAAGGGTCTAAAAGGTTTCCTAACACAAGACCAGAGCAGTCCTTCAAACTGAATAGTTCCTTCAGACTGAACAttccctgttctacctccatcactccaccg aggaTTCATCTCATAAATAGAGACACCACACCAAGCTTTTTCAAGGTGGTTATGGAAATTACAGGGATTGAGATGGAATTAATCGGTGATGATGAGAGGACAGTATGGAAAGAAACTCTACAAAAAT ATGAATACATCTCTGACACCCATTCAACTA GTGCTGTGTTGGGGGCAGGAGGTCCGGctgagagcagtctgactggttCTGCAGAGCAGCAGCTGCTTTCTGTACGGACAGAGTTTGTGAAACGAGTGTCAAGACCTGTCCTGAATGAACTGCTGGACGGACTCCTGCAACACACAGTCATCAACCAGGAGGAAATGGAGTCAGTGAAGGTGATAGCTGAGAGGGCAGAGAAGGCACGTGACATCATCGACATGGTGTTGAGAAAAGGAAATGAGTCATGTTCCAGGATGATCAACCTTCTTGGGGAGCTGGACCCCTGTCTTTGTTCACTGCTTCAGATCAACAGTGTTggagtaccaacctaa
- the LOC115189378 gene encoding uncharacterized protein LOC115189378, producing the protein MKTSRSLHIMCHMPVFCWISATVLEMMLKEAEKDEVPKTLTQMYSHFVLIQTIVKNKKYNKATETNPKELSQSDKDMILKLAKLAFQQLQKGNLIFYEEDLRECGLDVTEASVYSALCTEIFKEESGLYQEKVYSFVHLSIQEFLAAVHALESCLDKKENVFPPKAVTSDDDDEEKDDDEDDGDDNDDDDDDDDDEEEIDDKQDEEEENNDEDEDDDDDNDEEESFQLSDLHMSAVEQALKSKNGHLDLFLRFLLGLSLESNQKLLRGILTQTGSTTQTNEETVERTVRYLSYKINQESSPERIINLFHCLNELGANSLVEDMQTSMRSGTLSETRLKPDQCSALAYLLLMSEEVLEEYDLKTYNTSEEGYQRLLPVVKTCKRALLDHCKLTYESCEALASALQTPNSPLRELDLSNNDLRDRGVKLLCVGLTSPLCNIQTLVLVDCKLTYESCETLASALQTPNSPLRELDLSNNDLRDRGLELLCVGLTSPLCNIQTLVLDGCKITYESCETLTSALRTPNSPLRELNLGYNDLGDRGVELLCVGLTIPLCNIQTLVLGQCGLTEGCCSHLASVLSSPNSQLKQLELRDNDLQDSGVTLLSAGLEDPDCKLHTLGLSGCLVTEEGCAALSSALRSNPSHLKELDLSYNHPGDSAGGLLSAALVDPTYKLMKLNVDHGGECRLKSGQRKYACHLTLDPNTANPNLILSEGNRKVTRVKEEQHYEDHPDRFDGCHQVLCREGLSGSRYYWEVERDGDRDGDVAFIGLVYKGIKRKGQESECWIGFNRKSWCLFCYDKGYHFYHAGVRTRSIPRPHSNRVGVYLDWPAGTLSFYSVSSSGTLTHLHTEHTRFTEPLYPGFWFSPSYSMTSVTLCQIDVQHIQRDHGGESWIKPGPEKWIPQSCKTCVHVEVSHNVNSYFYIPAGVRHSLKARCVLTNHSYWDIDSPVFCFELINHQHSM; encoded by the exons atgaagacatcaaggagcctccacatcatgtgccacatgccagtcttctgttggatatcAGCCACTGTGCTTGAGATGATGCTGAAAGAGGCAGAGAAGGATGAAGTCCCCAAAACTCTGACCCAGATGTACTCACACTTCGTGCTCATCCAAACCATTGTGAAGAACAAGAAGTACAACAAAGCCACAGAGACAAACCCAAAAGAACTGTCTCAGTCAGACAAAGACATGATCCTGAAACTGGCAAAGCTGGCTTTCCAACAGCTGCAGAAGGGCAACCTGATCTTCTATGAGGAGGACCTGAGAGAGTGTGGCCTTGATGTCACAGAGGCATCAGTGTACTCAGCATTGTGTACAGAGATCTTTAAAGAAGAATCTGGGTTGTACCAAGAGAAGGTCTACAGCTTtgtgcatctgagcattcaggagtttctagcAGCAGTGCATGCTTTAGAATCATGTCTGGacaagaaggaaaatgttttcccCCCCAAAGCAGTCaccagtgatgatgatgatgaggagaaGGATGATGACGAGGATGATGGTGAcgacaatgatgatgatgatgatgatgatgatgatgaggaggagattGATGATAAgcaggacgaggaggaggagaacaatGACGAAGATGAGGATGATGACGACGACAATGATGAAGAGGAGTCATTCCAGTTGTCTGACTTACACATGAGCGCAGTGGAGCAGGCCTTAAAAAGTAAGAATGGACACCTGGACCTGTTCCTTCGCTTCCTTCTGggtctctcactggagtccaatcagaaacTGTTACGAGGCATTCTGACACAGACAGGAAGTACAACACAGACCAATGAGGAAACAGTTGAGAGAACAGTCAGGTACCTTTCATACAAGATCAACCAGGAATCCTCACCAGAAAGGATCATCAacttgttccactgtctgaatgaacttggTGCCAACTCTCTAGTTGAAGACATGCAGACCTCCATGCGATCAGGAACTCTTTCAGAAACAAGACTAAAACCTGACCAATGTTCAGCCCTGGCCTACCTGTTGCTGATGTCAgaggaggtgctggaggagtATGACCTGAAGACATACAACACATCAGAGGAAGGTTATCAGAGGTTGTTGCCGGTAGTGAAAACCTGCAAGAGAgcact ACTGGATCACTGTAAACTCACATATGAATCCTGTGAGgctctggcctcagctctgcagACACCAAACTCCCCCCTGAGAGAACTGGACCTCAGCAACAATGacctgagagacagaggagtgaagctgctctgtgTTGGACTAACCAGTCCACTCTGCAACATACAGACACTAGT actagTTGACTGTAAACTCACATATGAGTCCTGTGagactctggcctcagctctgcagACACCAAACTCCCCCCTGAGAGAACTGGACCTCAGCAACAATGACCTGAGAGACAGAGGACTGGAGCTGCTCTGTGTTGGACTAACCAGTCCACTCTGCAACATACAGACACTAGT actggaTGGCTGTAAAATCACATATGAATCCTGTGAGACTCTGACCTCAGCTCTGCGGACACCAAACTCCCCCCTGAGAGAACTGAACCTCGGCTACAAtgacctgggagacagaggagtggagctgctctgtGTTGGACTAACCATTCCACTCTGCAACATACAGACACTAGT tctaggtCAGTGTGGTCTGACAGAGGGTTGCTGTTCACATCTGGCCTCAGTCCTGAGTTCACCCAACTCACAACTGAAACAACTGGAACTGAGAGACAATGACCTGCAGGACTCAggagttacactgctgtctgctggactggaggatccagactgtaaactacacacactggg gctgtctggctgtctggtcacagaggagggctgtgctgctctgtcttcagctctgaggtcaaacccctcccacctgaaagagctggacctgagctacaatcacccaggtgACTCTGCAGGAGGACTGCtttcagctgctctggtggatccCACATATAAACTGATGAAGCTGAA TGTGGATCATGGTGGAGAGTGCAGGCTGAAATCAGGGCAGAGGAAAT ATGCCTGTCATCTCACCCTGGACCCAAATACAGCAAACCCAAACCTGATACTGTCTGAGGGGAACAGGAAGGTGACACGTGTGAAAGAGGAGCAGCATTATGaagaccatccagacagatttgACGGTTGTCACCAAGTTCTCTGCAGAGAAGGCTTATCTGGATCTCGTtattactgggaggtggagagggatggTGACAGGGATGGTGACGTGGCATTCATTGGTCTGGTGTACAAAGGAATAAAGAGGAAGGGACAGGAGAGTGAATGTTGGATTGGATTCAATAGGAAGTCCTGGTGTTTATTCTGCTATGATAAAGGTTATCACTTTTACCATGCTGGAGTCCGTACGAGATCCATCCCTCGTCCTCATTCTAACAGAgttggagtgtatctggactggccagctggTACTTTGTCCTTCTATAGTGTGTCCTCCTCTGGTACACTGACACACcttcacacagaacacaccagatTCACTGaacccctctatcctgggttttgGTTTTCCCCCTCCTACTCAATGACCTCAGTGACCCTGTGTCAGATAGATGTCCAACACATTCAGAG agaccatggtggagagagttggatcaagcctggacctgagaaat GGATTCCTCAGAGCTGTAAGACTTGTGTCCATGTTGAGGTAAGTCATAATGTCAATTCTTACTTTTACATACCTGCAGGAGTCaggcacagtctcaaagccaggtgtgtactgaccaaccattcatactgggatatagacagtcctgtgttctgct TTGAATTGATAAATCACCAGCATTCCATGTAA